A genomic window from Cyprinus carpio isolate SPL01 chromosome A2, ASM1834038v1, whole genome shotgun sequence includes:
- the LOC109063519 gene encoding leukotriene B4 receptor 1-like produces the protein MMGSDNRNTSLNMTNHSEDKSILSNNISVTFGALILSIVFLLGVPGNLFIIWSILARARKRSVTTLLILNLACADGCLMCLTIFFIIYLAKQNWIFGSVMCKMLFYLCNTNMYASIMIITLMSLHRLVAVMWPKYLTACTRRRTVLLVLGGLWIVVFLLALPALIFRREIKNVNGKERTVCATHHDCPQHVVFQYTLETVVGFLVPYVIIVCSYVCILRRLRQTVFKRRIRSENLIQAIIVTFCIFWLPYHSINIVQVVAALTPKESQLKKNLDNFWQSSRAVMSALAFISSCANPVLYTFAGRSYIKADGLAFMARLFEGTVLDYSAQRSTQTTEATRL, from the exons ATGATGGGATCAGATAATAGGAACACCTCGTTAAACATGACAAACCATTCCGAGGATAAGAGCATTTTGAGTAACAATATCTCTGTTACCTTTGGGGCCCTCATCCTCAGCATTGTCTTCCTTCTGGGCGTTCCTGGCAACCTCTTCATTATATGGAGCATCCTAGCACGTGCCCGCAAACGCTCCGTCACCACCCTGCTCATTCTCAACCTGGCTTGTGCAGACGGTTGTCTGATGTGTCTGACGATTTTCTTTATAATATACCTAGCCAAGCAGAACTGGATATTTGGAAGTGTCATGTGCAAGATGCTTTTTTACTTGTGCAATACAAACATGTATGCTTCTATTATGATCATTACGCTAATGAGTCTACACAGACTAGTGGCAGTGATGTGGCCCAAATACTTGACTGCCTGCACTCGTAGACGGACAGTATTACTTGTGCTTGGAGGCCTGTGGATTGTCGTATTTCTTTTGGCACTTCCTGCTTTGATATTCAGAAGAGAAATTAAGAATGTCAATGGGAAGGAACGCACTGTGTGCGCAACTCATCACGACTGTCCACAGCAT GTGGTATTTCAGTACACACTTGAGACAGTAGTGGGCTTTCTGGTACCATATGTGATCATCGTCTGCAGTTATGTATGTATCCTTCGCCGCCTCAGACAGACCGTGTTCAAAAGAAGGATACGAAGTGAGAATCTTATTCAAGCCATTATTGTGACGTTCTGCATTTTTTGGCTTCCTTACCACAGTATTAATATAGTGCAA GTGGTAGCAGCTCTTACACCAAAGGAATCACAactcaaaaaaaa TCTGGATAACTTCTGGCAGTCCAGCCGTGCTGTTATGTCCGCTCTGGCTTTTATCAGTAGTTGTGCCAATCCTGTCCTCTACACGTTTGCTGGACGCTCCTACATCAAAGCTGATGGCCTGGCATTCATGGCCAGACTCTTTGAGGGCACTGTCCTGGACTATAGTGCACAGAGAAGCACTCAGACCACAGAGGCCACCAGGCTCTAA